From Osmerus eperlanus chromosome 16, fOsmEpe2.1, whole genome shotgun sequence:
GCTTAAActgtgaaacctctggtccctcaatgctaatatataaaagcttccatagcatttctaCAGACAGGCTGCTCCTCCAATCAGTTTAAATTCTatcaaccactcgtcactcactactcaactcttgattggcCAACGGTGCGCGCCacaagctgcaaagttatttatgcatttagaagatagcaaaacatatgcaGGATGTtaagtttaaaaaaatctttttttagggttgagttaaaaaaaaaaaaaaaaaaattatcaatgctttgcagtggcccgatccggccagtgagttgctagtttaactgtcccaacgttactttttactggccccgggccagcGGGCCATCGTTCTTGTCGAGCCCTCCCTCATGCTATTTACTGTAGGTAATTCAGCTGTGTTgttatgtgtgcatgtacaggATCTTCTCAGTGCTCTCTGCCATTCTCTACCTGGGCAACATTACCTACACACTGTCTGAGGAGGGACAGGTGCTAGAGGCAGGCCCTGCCAACGTCCTGTCAACCCTGTCTGACCTGCTCACGGTAAGTCCAGCAGCTCTGTTTAGCACTGTTAGACTCATTTACAAATCTAGATCTGTTTTTCTACATATCTGTCTACGTACGTGCTATTTATAAAGGCATCTCAATGATCTGCTTCTGGGGTCGGTGCAGAGCATTTTCCATTTGTGATTTTTCAAAATAACTGAACCAAGCTGAAGAGGAGAGATTTCTTTGTTTGTTCTGCATTGTAGCGGGGGTGTATCATCGTGTTGAAGTTTGTGCCACGGTATGTTACCCCAGACTTGTTTTCCAAAAGAagcctttttttaaattgtctTCCAGGTCAAAAAGCAGCTGTTGGTGGAGGCTTTGACCAAGAGGAAATCGACCACGGCCAAGGTCACGCTGGTCCTTCCTTACTCACTCAAGGAGGTGGAGATTCCTCACACCTATTGTATttccacatcatcatcatccatcaTTAATTACGTTACCAGCTGATTAGTTCAGTCGCTTACTTCCTGTTCGCTTTTCACGCGAGCAAGTTCTGACCCGTCCCTTGGCCTTTTATCGCTGTCCCCGTAGGCCACCACGGCAAGGGACTCCATGGCCAAGTCCTTGTACAGCGCTCTGTTTGACTGGATTCTCCTCCACATCAACCATGCTCTGCTCAACAAGCGAGACATGGAGGAGTCCGTCTCGGTGAGTCCTCTTCCACAGCCGGGTCAGAGAGTGGACGTGTATGTGAGACGTTTTCCTGTCCAGTGACCCTGGGTACAGGTGTGACAAGAGAACAGGACGCTCACCTTTTTAGGGGCGTGGTGAGGTGACGCACATCTGCTGGTTTGGTTTCAGTGTCTGTCCATCGGAATCCTGGATATATTTGGCTTTGAGGATTTCATGACCAACAGCTTCGAGCAGTTCTGCATCAACTATGCCAACGAGAGGCTTCAGCATTACTTCAACCAGCACATCTTCACACTTGAGCAGGTGctaagccccccctcccctccccccacccacctgacACAACCCTCCTATTTGTCCACAACGAAGAGCTGTTGTTACAATTGGCATTCTCATCAGCACGttcctttacccccccccccccccccccccaggaggagtACTGCAAAGAGGGCATCACCTGGCACAACATAGACTACACTGACAACATGAGCTGCGTTCATCTGATCAGCAAGAAACCTACTGGGCTCTTTCACCTGCTGGATGAAGAGAGCAAGTACGTCTTCATGGTCTTTACTGTCTTCGTTTCCCAGTTCCACTTGTGAACATGTCTCCAGTGTTGGTTATGAATGATCAAATCATTCATATATACTGTAAACAAGGTTGAATATTGTAGTGCATGTTGAATGGAAATATCATGAATGCTTTGGAAATTATTTTGTCCCCTGTCCAGCCTCCCCCAGGGCACAAACGACACCCTGCTGAACAAGTTCAAGCAGCAGCATCAGAACAGCCCATTGTTTGTGCCCACACCTGTGATGGAGCCAGCTTTTGTTATCCATCACTTTGCTGGGAGGGTCAAATACCAGATTAAGGTacaggggagtgaggggggcagCCTTCTCTAGCTGACCTTGTTGACTGTAACAGGCACGTTGAAAGCTCCAATTGGCTGTCTGTGCATGCTTGCTTTGTGAAATGTAATATCCCTTGATATTTGATATGTATAAACCTTTTTTCTTCGAAATGTCTACCCGCTCAACTTtaaacactcctctctctctctctctctcgctgtgtctctctctctcgctgtctctctctctgtgtctctctctctcgctgtctctctctcaggatttCCGGGAGAAGAACACGGACCACATGCGGCCTGACATCGTGTCGCTGTTGCGCAGCAGCGAGCGGGCCTTCGTGCGTCAGCTGATCGGCTCCAACCCCGTCGCCGTGTTCCGCTGGGGCATCCTGCGGGCCACCATACGCATCCTCGCCGCCTTCAACGATGTGGCACGCCAGCGGGCCAGGGAAAGATCCGGTAGCCTTCCTCCCTGGATTAGTATAAAAAAACGAATGTGGTATAGAGTTGTAGGACTTAGTACAAAGGGGTTCGTATTGATGACAGTGTATTGCCTGATGCAGGAGGCCCCGGTCAGTTCACTGGAGGGGTGAGAAGGTTGAGCTCCCGTGTATCCCTGGGGAAACTACGAAAGAAAAGCTCCGGTCTGGAGTTGTTGAGGTAAGATCTACTGCTGCATGTTCATCTCTCCGGGGCACTGATACCGCACTCAACAGTCCCCTTCTCAATACCTATGTGCACTGAAGCGTTCTGCCGTTAGGTCATCACCTGTGCGGACATCAAATTCATTACAAACTAAAACAGACTTGGATAGGCGTTGGCAGTAAAGCAGGTCATGTGTATTGCCAATAACTGTcgtctgtttttttgttgttttttatttgtCCTTGCTTGCCCAGCCCAAACTCCAGCTCTGTGCTCGATTTCTCCTTCGACCGCTCAGACGAGCTTCCTCTTGAGGTGTTTGAGGACGTCTTTGCCAGCTATGAAAAGGGGAAGTAAGTCTCTCAGGCTGGTGCTGGAACACGGCCTCGGTCGTCCAgcgagattgtgtgtgtgtgtgtgtgtttgttggcctCGCTCCTGACTGCCTCTCTAATTCACTTCAGTCCATTATCACCCATTTCTCTGTCCTCCATTTCCACAGGAAAAGCAAGGGCAGCCGCCAAAAGCAGCTCATTCCTAAGGTAAGGTCATGGCAGCTCTCGAAATCAGATGGGCCACATAGATTCCATCCggtttttttccacaaaggttTTTTTTAATGAACCGTTATCCACCAAGCCCTCCAAAGTGATCGTCTCGTTCTGTTGCTGTGTCTGGGAACAGtatctcccactctccccctgtGACGTGGGCTTGTTTTTGTTCTGTGGGGCAGTAATGTGATGTTGCTTCTTCCACAGAACCTAATGGACTCCCAGTCCCTCAAGTACATCATGGGTCTCACCATTCACGACCGCACCACCCaggctctcctccaccctcaccagaAGAAGAAGCCCCCCAGCATCAGTGCCCAGTTTCAGGTCTGTGGTTTGTTGACGGCAGGGAATAGTTGTGGAGCATGCCAGGCTAGGGCTGAAAGGAACACGTGGGGCTGTGTGTTGGGCCGACGTATTCATCTGGATGTGTTCCGTAGGCGTCCCTCAACAAGCTGCTGGAGACGCTGGGAAAAGCGGAGCCTTTCTTCATCCACTGCCTCCGTGCCAACGCTGAGAAGGTAGGGCGCTTTGCTCTACCCTCCGTAGCAAGGAGTCTGACCTTTTTCAAACGCTCATATCTGCGTGGCAGCCGCGGAGCCCCTTTGTGTCGACGAATAAAGATCGCGTCGCATTTGAATTCATTTTCGAGCGtgttgtttgcttgtgtgtgtgtgtgctcagaagGAGATGCACTTTGACGAGAGCCTGGTGCGGAGGCAGCTGAGGTACACCGGCATGCTGGAGACGGTGCGCATGAGGAAGTCTGGCTACGGAGCCAAGTACACTTTCAAGGTAGGTTACTGTGTTACGTCTGGCAAGCAGGCCCCGGGCCCCCCTCGCTACGCCGTTCTGCTCCCTGAAACATAAGCTTCACGCAGATTAATGATCGGGCTAATTGAGTTTGAAAGTGCCCCTGGATTACCGTGACACCGACATGGTTATACACCCGATGACGTTTGTATTGCTGATTAAAATTCAAAGAAAAAAGACCAgtgtacaaaaaaacaaactggAGGAATAATGTGATTTTGTTTTTTCCTGGGTTATGAAGGAGTTCCTGGAGAAGTTTAAAGTATTACTGCCAAAGAAGGCTAGCGCTACCCCCCAGGACATATCCAGCTTTCTTCAGAAGATGGGCTTGGAACAGACCACTTACCAAATCGGAAAGACCAAGGTAAACCTTGCGTagaatatacagttaggtccataaatatttggacattgacacaattttcatcatttaggctctgtataccaccacaatggatttgaaatgaaacaatcaagatgtgctttaagtgcagactttcagctttaatttcagggtatttacatccaaatcaggtgaacggtgtaggaattacaatacattttatatgtggcccccccctttttaagggaccaaaagtaattggacaattggctgctcagctgttccatggccaggtgtatgttattcccttatgggagttcgttatttcattgacaaggagcagataaaaggtctagagttcatttcaagtatggtatttgtgtttggaatctgttgctgtcaactctcaatatgaagtccaaagagctgtcaccatcagtgaagcaagccatcgttaggctgaaaaatcaaaacaaacctatcagagagatagcaaaaacattaggtgtggccaaatcaactgtttggtacattcttaaaaagaaagaacgcactggtgagctcagcaacaccaaaagacccggaagaccacggaaaacaactgtggtggatgacagaagaattctttccctggtgaagaaaaaccccttcacaacagttggccagatcaagaacactctccaggaagtaggcgtatctgtgtcaaagtcaaaaattaagagaagacttcaccagagtaaatacagagggttcaccacaagatgtaaaccattggtgagtctcaaaaacaggaagaccagattagagtttgccaaaaaacatctaaaaaaccctgtacagttctggaacaacatcctatggacagatgagaccaagatcaacttgtaccagaatgatgggaagagaagagtatggagaagggaaggaactgctcatgatccaaagcataccacctcatcagtgaagcatggtggaggtagtgttatggcgtgggcatgtatggctgccaatggaactggttcccttgtatttatcgatgatgtgactgctgaccaaagcagtaggatgaattctgaagtgtttctggcaatattatctgctcagattcagccaaatgcttcagaactcataggacggcgcttcacagtgcagatggacaatgacccgaagcatactgcgaaagcaaccaaagagttttttaaggcaaagaagtggaatgttctgcaatggccaagtcaatcacctgacctaaatccaattgagcatgcatttcacttgctaaagacaaaactgaagggaaaatgccccaagaacaagcaggaactgaagacagttgcagtagaggcctggcagagcatcaccagggacgaaacccagcgtctggtgatgtctatgggttccagacttcaggctgtcattgactgcaaaggatttgcaaccaagtattaaaagtgacaatttgatttatgattatgttagtttgtccaattatttttggtcccttaaaaagggggggggcacatataaaatgtgttgtaattcctacaccgttcacctgatttggatgtaaataccctgaaattaaagctgaaagtctgcacttaaagcacacctTGATtgattcatttcaaatccattgtggtggtatacagagccaaaatgatgaaaattgtgtcaatgtccaaatatttatggacctaactgtatgttgtaATCCCAAAATGTACtattctgtctgttccttctggCTGTTCCTTCTGACTGGTCTGTGCTTGTCTAGGTGTTTCTCAAAGAGCATCAGAAACGCTGGCTCCAGGAAACCCTCAACAAGAAGGTGATGCAGAACATTGTGATTCTGCAGCGCTGGTTCCGGACCTGTCTGATCAGGAAGCACTTCCTGGAGAAGAAGGATGCAGCTATTCTCATACAGGTATCAACGTCGCGGCAGTAGACCCTAACATTTTTTTAACCTTGCTCACACTAGGAAGGTGTTTGGTTCTGTGGTGAAAATCCTAATGGCTGGGTTGGACACTACTTTTGGAAAGTCTAAACAACGTCAGCTAAGATGACATTGAATGAGATCATTGTTGATAGTATTGCGACTGACTTATTAGAACTTAAGGGGGTATACATTACCCAAGCAACAACACCACAGTCAAGGTCACGCCTATGGCAAATCTTTGTCgtgttttgttgattttatgacGATTCATAGCAGTAGCTGGCTGCTGAACTCTCCTCCCTTGCTTCCCTCTCGTCCTAGAACATGTGGCGTGGGTTCTGTGAGGAGAACAGGTGCCAAGCTGCTACTGTGATCCAGGCTGCGTGGCGCACCTCCCTGAAGAGGAAGGAGTACATGCTCAATCGTGAAGCGCACAACGAGGACCTCTCAGAGCGCCAGAGGTACTGTACCACCATGTAGCACCACGGTCATTAGAATATGGATATCCCCCCACTCTTTAGACTGTCGGCTAGGTAGTTTATAAGTAAAGACAAATGCATGCAGAAAAACTTCTCTGAGAAGTACAgaccttttatttttatttttttccatgGGTCTTTCTGTAGTCGTTCTCCAGAGGGGAACAAAGGAACTGGTGATGTGAAGAACCCTGAGGAACCGGAAAGTCCcgtgggtgatggagagaggcctTCCTTGCCCCTGCCTTCCAgccagaggagcctggagagagcGGAGCTGAGGAGGCAGCGAGGCTTGGAGCACAGCCCCAACAGGAGCCAGGAACCAGGCACCATCAACGGCCAGGACGCCGCCAGCAAGGCTCAGCCCGTACAGAGGACTAAAGACGGGGAGCGACAAGAGGGTAGAGggtccccacctcccctcagccgacctctctccctccccctggacAAGACGCCGAGCAGGGACACCAGTCCCTCTAACACAGGCTCCCTCCAGCGCTACACAGGGAAAGAGGACATCAAGGAGAAGGGTGAGAAGTGGAAGGAACGAAGGAGCGATGGAGGGCAGTCGAACAACTCCAGTCCAGAGGCCAATCAGCTGAGGACTCAGCGGACCGACAGTTTGCTGAAGTATGTCAttatccttctcctccacctcaatGCCAACTGTTTTCTTACCTCTCCTCCAAATGTGTCTGAATTGCCTTCGTTTACTGTCCCATGGCTTAATGTAATTTAACGGTGAACTTCTCCCCCTGTTTACTAGGAACAAAGGGAAGTCCATGTCGGTAGACAACTTGACCAATGCCAGCTCCTCTGATTCTGACACTCCCCCTCCTGCATCTGAGGTACTGTGTGTCTCTAACACTCCATGCACCGCAGGTTGGTTAAAACTTCACATCTGCAGATAGGACATAGAGTGAACGTACATTCACAGAACATCCGGTTATTTGACTCAATGGATATTCTTTTATATGACCTGTAAATGTTATCTGCAATCTTGAAAACCCCTAATCGTCAAACAGTGTTGCAGACTACTCATGTGTTGTGTTACACAACCTAAATAGAGCTGTCATGTGACCTTGTTGTGCTGTCATCCTGCAATCGCCCTGTGCCATCAACCCATGTAACGAATGGGGGAGATTGGAAGCAGGTCAGCCACCCCCGACCCCTCCATGTCTCATTGCTTCACCTCACCCCACGCACACTCTAGGCCAGGGTGCGCTGCTACAAACGGACCAAACACAAGCGCCGCTTAGCCCACGCCCGCAGTGGGCTGATAACTGGACTCCATGACTATGGGAGGTCCATGGAGAGCGCGTACTGGAgcttccccctgccccccatcaGCCCCTGTGTGctcaagcaggcagacagcctGACCCACGTAGAGCTCCGGCCCAGCAAACGCTGGGTCCAGGTACTTCCCCTGCCCATCGCCTCTGCCCATCGCCTCTGCCAGGCCAGACTCTGGGACGTCGCCACCCCCGCTGCATGCATGCAGGGCTTTGCTTAGGTATAAGGAGACTCGGACCGCTACTCCTGCCCAGGCATGTGAAGGGTGCTGCTCTGCGCTTGGGCTCCGCAGCATGTGGCCGTGAGAAACAGAGCTGGGACAGTGACCCCGACCTAGCTGTGCTACAAGTCCTGTTAGTGAAGAgctgtgagaggagagatgggtgtgGTTTTCTGCAGGGGAACATGGTTGACAGCTGTTTTGGCAGGGTGGTGTGTTGTTTGGGATTCTTATATGGAGCTTTGGGATTCTAGacatgaaaaatattttctttcttctttttttttttccccccatcaGCAGACATTCCACGTTCTCCACCCATTTGCAATTTGATACGCAGTTTTTTGATATCTTAACCGATGCTGGTTGTTGTGTCTTTTCCAGCCATCTTCAGACATGGATGGGTCTAGGCTCAGCACAAGCTCAAGCAATCGGAATTCTACCATATCCCAGCTGACCACCCCTGAGAAGTAAATCTCCTTTAGCTACTTGACAATATAAGCATCTCTGTCCATCAAATCAGAAGAGAAAAGTCTAAAGTATCTGCTGTTTCAAAGGCCCGGATGATTGGGTGCAGTTGAAATCGATAATGTATTGTATAAAAGGCAGATGTACCCTCTAATTATTTCCCCTGTCTCACTTGCCTGAATAGGAGACAGAACTGGAGTTACTGCTGGACTGTACAAAATGGTAATGGTTAACACTGTGGTGAACACATTTTATCTGCCACAGATCTGGCTTCCTCAGTAAGATCCTGAAATGGCGGACGCCAAGAGACTCCCAGAACCTGGAGGATGGGAAGCTGGCCCTCCAGAAGGCACAGCTGGATAAAGGTTGGCTCTTTCGCACCCCTCCCATTAAATCTCAAATCAATCCAACAGGACCCACAAAAAGTTGCATctttgctgccatctagtggctcATGACAGTGCGAACCCTAAAAGAACACTTGACATGTCACTCGTTAAAGAATGTCCCCTCGAGAACGTGAGTACCCagaaagaaacgtttttcaggCTCTCTGAtcacccccctcatcctcctccgacCCACAGTCACCTCTCCTACCCAGACGCCCTACCGGCTGTCTAGCCAGGGACGGAACCCGTCCATCAGAATCAGCCGGGCCACGCGCGTCTCGGAGGAGTGGAACGCCTCTCTGGACAGGGAGATCAGAGACGTCAACGAGCTTCGCCACCTGGACGAGTTCCTGGGCAACCAGGTGAGCACATTTCTCTTGATTGGAGGATTCCGATCAGTCCACTGTCCAACGTGTCAGTATTAGGTTCAAGAATCCTGTGAGAAACCGACAGTTCTTCACTGAAATAATTCAGTGTAGTTGAGAGCAGGAGTCATGTTGACTTTTATCTTGCACTTGCTgacaacattactgtgactggatTGTGTTCATGCACTTTAAAAAGAAGAATAATATCACTTTACTAATCACCCTTTTGGACActctttttaatccattatgACCTAGGCTCTAGATTGTCGCTGAAAAATATTTGACTGTTTACTATATTCACAACTGGATCCCTCAAAGTGTAGTGACTGCATGTTCCTTAGCGACACTAAGTGGGCGTCGGCCGTCTCTGCCCCCAGGTGAACGAGCTGCGCGGCAGGATCAAGGAGCTGTCTGACACGGAGAACATCTTCCTGGTGTCCACCATGCAGTTTAGAGAAACCATCAAGAGCATGTACTCTGTCTCTGTGAGTGTCCTTTCAGTACCTGAGACTGCTGAACACATCCTGTCTGCCCGGTTTTGTCCCTAGAACCCTACACTTTTACACTCTCTTAATTTACGTTAAGCGTTGATATTGTTCCAGTCTTAACGAGTTGACAGTTGCTCTTGTCCAGATGGCTaactcccatctcctctcccctggctaGCAGAAGCCACACATGGGCTATAAGGGGCTGATGATGGGCTATAAAAACAAAGTAACCAGCCTGGCAGGACCCAAGCAGATGAACGAGGTCCAGCTGGTGGTCAACCTGTTCCAGTCTGTACTGGATGGCTTCATCCGCGGGGAAATAAAGAGGAAGGGGGCTGTCGAGCCTGTTAAGGTATGGTTGCGTGTTTAAATATTTGGAAGTCttcgattttttttcttcttcacttaacccgttaaccctcgtgctgccttcgggtcacatgacccaaaggttcataacgaaccatcgttgtgtttacccaattttacccaatacaaaaacaaattaaaataattttcttttaaccttcgcaatgtggggggtctgagacagcccaacggttaaaagaaaatgcttcactttgtttttgtatgcggtaaagttgtcgcaatacgacggtgggtcacaatgactgatgggtcagaacgacccgaagataacacaagggttaaggagtagcgtcacacatatgtgattctgaacattccaaccgactattttccgatagacaaaaactatatgacaaacgctatagtatggcttcaaaatttacaattaggaggctaacaagtaacactagcaggtagtagcattgctacgagtattatgctaggttgctaggtaacggaagctaactaaaactagctagcttccgttttggaaaaataactcactcctgaTGTCTGATGATTGAAGCCACTGTCTTTCTTGATCTCTAATGAACTTTCAGaccaaaaaaaagacaaagaagaggaggaaaaacgACATGTGTGTAAGTCAAGCTGGTTTCCTTCCACCAATCAGGTTTAACCTGAGAGTTGGCCTTCACATGCAGCTTTTTGGGGAACGTCCATATTCTAGCAGCCCTAGTTGTAATGTGGAATTGTCCttctacagacagacagtcctCTGGATCACATGTTCAGCACCTACCAAGTCAACATCATGCAGTCCTGTGACCTGTGTGGCTCTTACATCTGGGGCATGGAGAAGGCCTGCATGTGCAGCGGTGAGCGTCTTGTACACATGGAAACACGTCAACGGCATGCATTCATATAGCAGGAGCTTTTGTTTCGCAGCACGACGTAGGCTCAGGAAAACTGGAGCCGGGTTTCAAACGGCCCCTTTCACgtgttcttcttctcctctgctcttgtgTTAAGCATGCAAACTAGTGTGCCACAAGAAGTGCCTCGCCAAAATCATCACCGATTGCTCCACGCGCTGCACGAAGAAGGTAGGCTCGGACcgtccctgaacacacaccctaCAGGCCTAACCGTACGAAGGATCCGAGTCAACTAGTTGCGTCAATGATTACGTGATGCTAGCTATGTTTGGCCAGCTACGTTAACAATGATAATATGTTGTTACGTCATATAATACGTGAATATTTCTTTCTCGTCGGTCTGTTGCAGAACGATGGCAGCCACGGCTCGCTTCACTTCGGGGTGCCGGTGTACGCCCTGACCAGCAAGTCCAACCCGGTGCCCATGGTGGTGGAGATGATGCTGGAGCACGTGGAGATGAACGGGCTGTACACCGAGGGCATCTACCGCAAGTCAGGCTCCACCTGTCGGGCCAGGGAACTCTACCAGCTACTGGAGACGGGTACGGAGGGCTGCTGGAGAATGTTCCGGCTGTTTGGTTCAATTAAATTCCTTTAATGAGAGAGCACTATTCCCGACTTTATGCGTAATCATCTTTGGTACGCTCATCATTTAAAGGTGATGTTTTTCTTCCCTTCTTTGTCTTAAGATCCTAAGGGGGCGTGTCTGGATAACTATCCAATCCACACCATCACGGGGCTGGTGAAACGCTGGCTCCGAGAGCTGCCTGACCCCCTCATGACCTTCACCCTTTACGGTGACTTCCTGCACGCTGTGGGTGAGTCCTGTGTTTATGTCCTAAATGTCTGGAAGAGATGCCCATGACATCAGCTGTCCGGATGGCTCTTGTTCGCAGTCAGGCTGCTCAAATACAGGAAATCATGTTATGGAAATATACGAACAATTTTATGTGCAGAGTTGCCTGAGAAATCAGAACGCATAAGAGCCGTGTACAAAAAGCTGGACGAACTTCCCTCAGCTAACTTCAACACTCTGGAAAGACTCATCTTTCATCTTGTCAGGTAGGGAGTCTTGTGTTACATACACTATATGGCCAAAAGGATGTGGACAGCTGACCATCGCACCTATATGAGCTTGTTGGACATCCCATTGTTCCAAATCATCTCACAGGTGTTtaattgggttgaggtcaggactttGTGCaggcctctcctccacaccaatCTCATCTAAGCATGTCTTTATGGACCCCGCATTCAGCACAGGGG
This genomic window contains:
- the myo9b gene encoding unconventional myosin-IXb isoform X4 — encoded protein: MSVTLPEGAADQDGQAFMLQIYPRLSQEDIASCCTLQVSAVVTAARVIQNAGATLGLDMSRPYSLLEVQREGGETRALEPRELPVERVLLWPPRFQKQHPQSQGYFFILQKGDDTNQRRAYQVQQTDQALQGEDTNDLCNLSVLTEDSILGSLRQRFYKRQIYTYASGILIAINPFKFLPIYNPKYVKMYENQPLGRLRPHVFAVADVAFHAMLKKQVNQCVVISGESGSGKTQSTNFLIHCLTALSQKGFSSGAERTILGAGPVLEAFGNAKTAQNNNSSRFGKFIQVNYLESGVVRGAVIEKYLLEKCRLVFRDKSERNYHVFYYLLVGAAKEEQKELRLLQPKDYLYLNQENFDLEDEEDFRHEYKRLHQAMEMVGFLPATKTQIFSVLSAILYLGNITYTLSEEGQVLEAGPANVLSTLSDLLTVKKQLLVEALTKRKSTTAKVTLVLPYSLKEATTARDSMAKSLYSALFDWILLHINHALLNKRDMEESVSCLSIGILDIFGFEDFMTNSFEQFCINYANERLQHYFNQHIFTLEQEEYCKEGITWHNIDYTDNMSCVHLISKKPTGLFHLLDEESNLPQGTNDTLLNKFKQQHQNSPLFVPTPVMEPAFVIHHFAGRVKYQIKDFREKNTDHMRPDIVSLLRSSERAFVRQLIGSNPVAVFRWGILRATIRILAAFNDVARQRARERSGGPGQFTGGVRRLSSRVSLGKLRKKSSGLELLSPNSSSVLDFSFDRSDELPLEVFEDVFASYEKGKKSKGSRQKQLIPKNLMDSQSLKYIMGLTIHDRTTQALLHPHQKKKPPSISAQFQASLNKLLETLGKAEPFFIHCLRANAEKKEMHFDESLVRRQLRYTGMLETVRMRKSGYGAKYTFKEFLEKFKVLLPKKASATPQDISSFLQKMGLEQTTYQIGKTKVFLKEHQKRWLQETLNKKVMQNIVILQRWFRTCLIRKHFLEKKDAAILIQNMWRGFCEENRCQAATVIQAAWRTSLKRKEYMLNREAHNEDLSERQSRSPEGNKGTGDVKNPEEPESPVGDGERPSLPLPSSQRSLERAELRRQRGLEHSPNRSQEPGTINGQDAASKAQPVQRTKDGERQEGRGSPPPLSRPLSLPLDKTPSRDTSPSNTGSLQRYTGKEDIKEKGEKWKERRSDGGQSNNSSPEANQLRTQRTDSLLKNKGKSMSVDNLTNASSSDSDTPPPASEPSSDMDGSRLSTSSSNRNSTISQLTTPEKSGFLSKILKWRTPRDSQNLEDGKLALQKAQLDKVTSPTQTPYRLSSQGRNPSIRISRATRVSEEWNASLDREIRDVNELRHLDEFLGNQVNELRGRIKELSDTENIFLVSTMQFRETIKSMYSVSQKPHMGYKGLMMGYKNKVTSLAGPKQMNEVQLVVNLFQSVLDGFIRGEIKRKGAVEPVKTKKKTKKRRKNDMCTDSPLDHMFSTYQVNIMQSCDLCGSYIWGMEKACMCSACKLVCHKKCLAKIITDCSTRCTKKNDGSHGSLHFGVPVYALTSKSNPVPMVVEMMLEHVEMNGLYTEGIYRKSGSTCRARELYQLLETDPKGACLDNYPIHTITGLVKRWLRELPDPLMTFTLYGDFLHAVELPEKSERIRAVYKKLDELPSANFNTLERLIFHLVRVAKEEANNRMSANSLAIVFAPCILRSPDASDPFLGMKDVSKTTLCVEVMILEQLRRYNEKMQEIQELEYVENLAVNQLRLKRQNTIQEKPSSELSLPHVDSETSLIERIRSIKQEKDELVWRLPELEQENYDDNLDYESSRSSESLADDLLLGLVMEGGVSPLQAGQRPECPSKPADLAERVRALTGKPGGQTVRSTSGSQSRHRTDVTQSLCIVSGQGELTHPFSASSTPNNQSTIKTSRSFDDLDIPFIDEDS